From the genome of Gracilibacillus salitolerans, one region includes:
- a CDS encoding ABC transporter permease: protein MSFLQELGLYMLDNSSLLLELTIEHILMVVYGIALALVAGIPLGIIAARFERLAPFIISLTNILQLIPSLAMLAILMLYFGLGFQTMVIGLFLYSLMPIVRNTYVGIREVDDSIMEAGKGSGMTPLQLLAKVQFPLSIPFVLAGLRVASVIAIAVACIGPYIGAEGLGKEIISGISLQSEVKIYAGAIPATLLAIVADLALGLLEKRAKKRMALA, encoded by the coding sequence ATGAGCTTTCTCCAAGAACTCGGTCTATACATGCTGGATAATAGCAGTTTACTGTTAGAATTAACAATCGAACACATATTGATGGTTGTTTACGGCATAGCGTTAGCGCTTGTCGCAGGCATTCCATTAGGAATTATTGCGGCGCGATTTGAACGTTTAGCTCCTTTTATTATTTCATTAACGAACATTCTGCAACTAATTCCGAGTCTGGCTATGTTAGCTATTCTTATGCTTTACTTCGGGTTAGGATTTCAAACAATGGTAATTGGACTCTTTCTATACTCTTTAATGCCAATTGTGCGCAACACCTATGTTGGTATTCGCGAAGTAGACGACAGCATTATGGAAGCAGGTAAAGGTTCCGGGATGACGCCTTTACAATTACTTGCAAAAGTACAGTTTCCATTATCGATTCCATTTGTTTTGGCAGGATTACGTGTAGCATCAGTTATTGCTATAGCTGTTGCATGTATTGGACCTTATATTGGAGCAGAAGGTTTAGGGAAAGAAATTATTTCAGGAATCAGTTTGCAATCGGAAGTGAAAATCTATGCAGGTGCTATTCCTGCAACACTCTTGGCGATTGTGGCAGATTTAGCATTGGGCCTTTTAGAGAAAAGGGCCAAGAAAAGAATGGCGTTAGCATAA
- a CDS encoding CD3324 family protein, with product MKTKAQDILPKELLLALQEYVQGESIYIPKREGRREWGVKSGNRAYYDQRNQQIRALFQEGTKIETLADTFCLSIETIKKIVYRRN from the coding sequence ATGAAAACAAAAGCGCAAGATATACTCCCTAAAGAATTGTTACTGGCTTTACAGGAATATGTACAAGGAGAAAGCATTTATATTCCGAAGCGAGAAGGCCGAAGAGAATGGGGAGTCAAGTCCGGTAATCGTGCCTATTATGATCAACGGAATCAACAGATTAGAGCATTATTCCAAGAAGGAACGAAGATAGAAACATTAGCAGATACCTTCTGTTTATCGATAGAAACTATTAAAAAAATTGTATATAGAAGAAACTAA
- a CDS encoding ABC transporter permease gives MELLTDYIAFWQDKYDSILTYTWEHLVISFVVMLLSIAITVPLAIYMTKIKNEQVKGLIFNIANIFQTIPTVALLAIMIPLLGIGFKPAVAALFLYALLPLLRNTYTGIQSIDPSIVEAAKGMGFSTFGRLFKVELPAAMPYVMSGIRVTTVYIISWTTLAALIGAGGLGDLILAGIGYNDKHMIFTGTILAIVIALLLDLLFHKFEKNYAKA, from the coding sequence GTGGAGTTACTAACAGATTATATAGCATTCTGGCAGGATAAATATGATTCTATTTTGACCTATACATGGGAACATTTAGTCATTTCCTTTGTTGTCATGTTGCTTTCGATTGCCATTACAGTACCGTTAGCTATCTATATGACAAAAATCAAGAATGAACAAGTGAAAGGACTTATCTTCAATATCGCTAATATTTTCCAAACGATTCCGACCGTGGCGTTATTAGCGATTATGATTCCGTTATTAGGAATAGGATTTAAACCAGCGGTAGCGGCATTATTTTTATATGCTTTATTGCCACTGCTTCGCAACACATATACAGGCATTCAATCGATTGATCCAAGTATTGTCGAAGCAGCGAAAGGGATGGGTTTCAGTACTTTTGGCCGGTTATTTAAAGTGGAACTCCCTGCAGCAATGCCTTATGTGATGTCTGGTATCCGAGTAACAACGGTATATATTATCAGTTGGACAACCCTTGCTGCGTTAATTGGAGCAGGTGGATTAGGTGACTTAATATTGGCCGGTATTGGTTATAACGATAAACATATGATTTTTACCGGTACCATCTTAGCCATTGTGATCGCGTTATTATTAGATTTATTATTTCATAAATTTGAAAAAAATTATGCAAAAGCTTAA
- a CDS encoding CocE/NonD family hydrolase, with the protein MVFNIKDSQERRVKKEFPHQIKKLENVWIPMSDGAKLAATIWLPEDAKENPVPAILEYIPYRQNDFTAIRDSVRHPYFAGHGYASIRVDIRGSGNSDGILLDEYLKQEHDDALEILDWINKQDWSTGAVGMIGKSWGGFNSLQVAARQHPALKTIITLCSTDDRFSDDVHYKGGNVLASDMLWWASTMFVYNARPQDPAVVGDGWRENWLDRLENTPPFVEEWLTHQRRDAYWKHGSVCEDFSKVDIPVFAVSGWQDGYTNAVFRLLEHLPNESKGLLGPWAHEYPEVATPEPNIGFLQECLRWWDQWLKGIDTGIRDEPQLISWIQDSELPQVTYDKRPGKWVSDNTWPSNNVQMTKWYMNGQTISTNPVAQPDQVVIPSVQEHGFYNGVFCPFGQPGDLPADQRLENGKAVVFTSDPLEETMDLLGQPKFHAEFYVDQENAFIVAKVNDKAPTGESTMITWGMLNLNHLESHEYPLSLEPGRKYQVSVDLNVLGQQIPAGHSIELVLSPTYWPQAWPSPKPVNLTIYQNENTYLALPSRTPQPEDEDAGAHFLVPETAEVIEKEILRKEKRTREVKHDLINGIWKLEDFSDEGERKLLTNGVEHGSINKNTFSIKENDPLSAKVTCEWELVVGRDDWQTKLDTFSEMTSDEDNFYLFNRLIAFENGKEIFQKEWKKTIKRDFQ; encoded by the coding sequence TTGGTTTTTAACATAAAAGATTCACAAGAGCGCCGAGTAAAAAAAGAATTTCCACACCAAATAAAAAAGCTGGAGAATGTCTGGATACCCATGTCGGATGGTGCCAAACTCGCTGCAACAATTTGGTTACCCGAAGATGCAAAAGAAAATCCGGTGCCAGCGATATTAGAGTATATTCCATACCGTCAGAATGATTTTACGGCAATTCGTGATTCTGTCAGACATCCTTATTTTGCTGGCCATGGTTATGCAAGTATTCGTGTCGATATTCGTGGGTCAGGTAACTCAGATGGTATTTTGTTAGATGAGTATTTAAAACAAGAGCATGATGATGCATTAGAGATACTAGATTGGATAAATAAACAAGACTGGTCAACAGGCGCAGTAGGGATGATCGGTAAATCTTGGGGAGGATTTAACAGTTTGCAAGTCGCAGCCCGACAGCACCCTGCTCTAAAAACAATTATTACGTTATGTTCAACAGATGACCGTTTTTCTGATGATGTGCATTATAAAGGTGGAAATGTCCTGGCATCCGATATGCTGTGGTGGGCTTCTACTATGTTTGTCTATAATGCCAGACCACAAGATCCTGCTGTAGTGGGAGACGGTTGGAGAGAAAACTGGCTTGACCGTTTAGAAAACACACCACCTTTTGTAGAAGAATGGTTAACACATCAGCGTCGTGATGCGTATTGGAAACATGGCTCGGTGTGTGAAGATTTTTCTAAAGTAGATATTCCTGTATTTGCAGTAAGTGGATGGCAGGACGGATACACAAATGCGGTGTTCCGTTTGTTAGAGCATTTACCAAACGAAAGTAAAGGTTTGCTAGGTCCATGGGCACATGAATATCCGGAAGTAGCGACACCTGAACCAAATATTGGTTTCTTGCAGGAATGCTTACGCTGGTGGGATCAATGGTTAAAAGGAATCGACACTGGCATAAGGGACGAGCCTCAGCTTATTTCTTGGATACAAGACAGCGAATTGCCACAAGTAACCTATGACAAACGACCGGGTAAATGGGTAAGTGATAACACATGGCCTTCTAATAATGTCCAAATGACAAAATGGTATATGAATGGACAAACAATCTCAACAAATCCTGTTGCACAACCTGATCAAGTAGTGATTCCGAGTGTACAAGAACATGGATTTTATAATGGTGTATTTTGTCCATTCGGTCAGCCAGGAGATTTACCTGCAGACCAGCGCTTGGAAAATGGAAAAGCGGTCGTATTTACGTCAGATCCGTTAGAAGAAACAATGGATCTATTGGGGCAACCGAAATTTCATGCCGAATTTTACGTGGATCAGGAAAATGCTTTTATCGTTGCAAAAGTAAATGATAAGGCTCCAACAGGTGAATCAACTATGATTACATGGGGGATGTTGAATCTGAATCATCTCGAATCCCATGAATATCCTCTGAGCTTAGAGCCTGGGAGAAAATATCAGGTTTCTGTTGATTTGAATGTACTTGGTCAGCAGATTCCCGCGGGTCATTCGATTGAGTTAGTGTTATCACCAACATACTGGCCACAAGCATGGCCTTCACCCAAACCGGTGAACCTAACTATCTATCAGAATGAAAACACGTATCTAGCATTACCTTCTCGTACACCACAGCCAGAGGATGAAGATGCAGGTGCACACTTCCTAGTACCGGAGACAGCAGAAGTAATAGAAAAAGAGATTCTCCGTAAAGAGAAACGTACACGAGAAGTGAAACACGATCTCATCAATGGTATTTGGAAGTTGGAAGATTTCTCTGACGAGGGTGAACGTAAACTTCTAACCAATGGTGTAGAACACGGCAGTATCAATAAAAACACATTCTCGATCAAAGAAAACGACCCATTATCAGCCAAGGTAACTTGTGAATGGGAATTAGTAGTAGGACGTGATGACTGGCAAACCAAACTAGACACATTTAGTGAAATGACTAGTGATGAAGACAATTTCTACCTTTTCAATCGGTTAATAGCATTTGAAAATGGAAAGGAAATTTTCCAGAAAGAATGGAAGAAAACGATAAAGAGAGATTTTCAGTAA
- a CDS encoding betaine/proline/choline family ABC transporter ATP-binding protein — MIQLKGIHKVYDDGFQALQDINLTFEEGKINVLIGPSGCGKTTTMKLLNRLTDYTEGQILIDGKDIQQINPIELRRQMGYVIQNIGLFPHMTIFDNVATVPKLLKWDKQKIKQKVDELLRMVNLDPEVYRDRYPAELSGGQQQRIGVIRALAAEPSTILMDEPFSALDPISREQLQEELVRLQQEINKTIVFVTHDMDEAIKIADQIIIMKSGHVVQKGSPQEILANPANDFVKEFIGEERLGSALPPVKDLMTGTFATIDITQSLDEAIQTMIDQQDNDIPIVDQDHKYVGMLDLFSALKQKERKIKDVLTNQKTIVETTAMEQVISDELLEHQAMIPVVSNDDKVVGIIKREKWLEVLQHFYQLKRGGQ; from the coding sequence GTGATACAGCTGAAAGGAATTCATAAAGTTTATGATGATGGGTTTCAAGCATTACAAGACATTAATCTGACCTTTGAAGAAGGGAAAATAAATGTGCTCATTGGCCCAAGTGGTTGCGGGAAGACAACAACTATGAAACTGTTGAATCGTTTGACTGATTATACAGAGGGCCAAATATTAATAGATGGTAAAGATATTCAGCAAATCAACCCAATAGAATTGCGTCGTCAAATGGGCTATGTCATTCAGAATATTGGCCTATTCCCACATATGACTATCTTTGACAATGTTGCGACTGTTCCTAAGCTTTTAAAGTGGGACAAGCAAAAAATTAAACAAAAAGTAGATGAACTATTGCGTATGGTCAATTTAGACCCTGAAGTATATCGTGACCGTTATCCGGCTGAATTAAGTGGCGGACAGCAACAGAGAATTGGAGTTATCCGTGCATTAGCTGCAGAACCTTCCACGATTTTGATGGATGAACCATTTAGTGCGTTGGATCCGATCAGTCGTGAACAATTACAAGAAGAATTAGTTCGTTTGCAACAAGAAATTAATAAAACGATCGTCTTTGTTACACATGATATGGATGAAGCAATCAAAATAGCAGATCAAATCATTATTATGAAAAGCGGTCATGTCGTGCAAAAGGGGTCACCACAAGAAATTTTAGCTAACCCGGCGAATGACTTTGTGAAAGAATTTATTGGAGAGGAACGGCTCGGTAGTGCATTACCGCCAGTAAAGGATTTAATGACAGGGACTTTTGCAACGATAGACATTACGCAATCTCTAGATGAGGCTATTCAAACAATGATTGATCAACAAGATAACGACATACCGATAGTAGATCAAGACCATAAATATGTTGGCATGTTAGACCTCTTTTCAGCATTGAAACAAAAAGAGCGAAAAATAAAAGATGTGTTAACAAATCAAAAAACAATAGTGGAAACAACTGCAATGGAGCAAGTAATCAGTGATGAGCTTTTGGAGCATCAAGCAATGATACCAGTCGTTTCAAATGACGATAAAGTAGTCGGTATTATAAAAAGAGAAAAATGGTTAGAAGTATTACAACATTTCTATCAGCTTAAGCGTGGTGGGCAATAG
- the nrdD gene encoding anaerobic ribonucleoside-triphosphate reductase, whose amino-acid sequence MFQNTEQIIKKFTSNEDDKKADYLKRENSNYVYSLPLLRHNLNNHAEEQFLFHHILPSRIKELYDEGIVYVHDKQLAPYCVSISCKDIAMKGIPSLAKNMITSKPTKRLSILLRHFSNVITLISQQVSGAVMLAQLSTIAASYLQEEENHNITYTQDELKQLFQSLIWELNMPLRSGAQSSFSNITLEFGKPSEEIKDEYVVIGGEPLPIKYSEIPSAYFDRINQAIIDVMSEGTGSDGIPFTFPLLTVQIDDDFNYHNPLFLELLDKMYNWGGVYFENFKTKPFEDPYYKAINPTIQAKDPEVSRSLCCRLQINLETLSKAGGGVFGSSTGSTGAVQVINLNINRLLLEFEDDIDTVKEKMREYLEVMQEAHMAKRNWLEQNKDLYPTFFSYNHNLKNYFNVFAITGMNEKLINIGYQKGINDPEGKLIAHELMQYMTDIVNEFIVRDKVACGIEYAPSENAAIKLARHDHKWAEVNHKNIFTQGEGENPYLTSGCMTPFSEDDFLDQLENSAEFQGYATSGSVLHHFLESKVTPEKLVTYLDKIFEKPINYITLTPTITSCMDCGQKMVAEDAKNVQECPTCGSHDIASFSRVIGYLKMIARNNINVDEKGYYKGKYNFWSKARRHDWNVRKRMKEETIEEVVHS is encoded by the coding sequence ATGTTTCAGAATACCGAGCAAATTATCAAAAAGTTCACATCCAACGAAGATGATAAAAAAGCAGATTATTTAAAAAGGGAGAATAGTAATTATGTATATTCTCTTCCACTCCTCAGGCACAATTTAAACAATCATGCGGAGGAGCAGTTCCTTTTTCACCATATTCTTCCTTCTAGAATAAAAGAGTTATATGATGAAGGAATTGTCTATGTTCATGACAAACAACTTGCACCTTATTGCGTATCGATTAGTTGTAAGGATATAGCAATGAAGGGTATTCCTTCCCTAGCGAAAAATATGATTACCTCCAAACCTACGAAACGATTATCGATTTTGCTCAGACATTTCAGCAATGTGATCACACTTATTTCGCAACAAGTATCTGGGGCTGTCATGCTTGCACAGCTCTCAACAATAGCCGCTTCCTATCTGCAGGAGGAGGAAAATCATAATATTACATACACTCAAGATGAATTAAAACAGCTTTTTCAAAGTTTAATTTGGGAACTGAATATGCCATTAAGATCAGGTGCGCAAAGTAGTTTCTCTAATATTACTTTGGAATTCGGTAAGCCTTCAGAAGAAATAAAAGACGAGTATGTTGTGATTGGTGGAGAGCCGCTACCGATTAAGTATTCAGAGATTCCATCTGCATATTTTGATCGGATTAATCAAGCGATTATCGATGTGATGAGTGAAGGAACCGGCAGTGATGGTATTCCATTCACTTTTCCACTACTTACCGTACAAATCGATGATGACTTTAACTATCACAATCCACTATTCCTAGAATTACTCGATAAGATGTATAACTGGGGTGGGGTCTATTTTGAGAACTTTAAGACGAAGCCTTTTGAAGATCCTTATTATAAAGCAATAAACCCTACGATTCAGGCGAAAGATCCAGAAGTTAGTCGCAGTCTTTGTTGCAGGTTACAAATAAATCTAGAAACATTGTCCAAAGCGGGTGGTGGTGTCTTTGGTTCTTCTACCGGATCCACAGGGGCTGTACAGGTAATTAACCTTAATATCAACCGCTTGTTGCTTGAATTCGAAGACGATATCGATACTGTTAAAGAGAAAATGCGGGAATACTTGGAAGTGATGCAAGAAGCACATATGGCAAAACGTAATTGGTTAGAGCAAAACAAAGATCTTTACCCTACCTTTTTCTCCTATAATCATAATCTAAAAAACTATTTTAACGTTTTTGCGATTACGGGAATGAATGAGAAACTTATCAATATCGGTTACCAAAAAGGAATCAATGATCCTGAAGGTAAACTAATTGCGCATGAATTAATGCAATATATGACAGATATAGTCAATGAGTTTATTGTTCGGGATAAAGTTGCTTGTGGTATTGAGTATGCACCTTCAGAAAATGCTGCGATTAAATTAGCAAGACATGATCATAAGTGGGCGGAGGTAAACCATAAAAATATTTTCACCCAAGGAGAAGGTGAAAATCCTTACCTTACCAGTGGTTGTATGACACCTTTTTCAGAGGATGATTTCTTAGATCAATTAGAAAACAGTGCAGAATTCCAAGGCTACGCTACTTCAGGAAGTGTCCTGCACCATTTCTTGGAATCAAAAGTAACACCAGAAAAACTGGTAACCTACTTAGATAAAATTTTTGAAAAACCGATTAACTATATCACATTAACGCCGACGATTACATCATGTATGGATTGCGGACAAAAAATGGTAGCGGAGGATGCGAAAAATGTGCAAGAATGCCCGACATGCGGCTCCCATGATATTGCTTCTTTTAGCCGTGTGATTGGTTACTTAAAAATGATCGCACGAAACAACATTAACGTTGATGAAAAAGGCTATTACAAAGGAAAATATAATTTCTGGTCAAAAGCAAGACGTCATGACTGGAATGTGCGCAAACGGATGAAAGAAGAAACGATTGAAGAAGTTGTTCATTCGTGA
- a CDS encoding TetR/AcrR family transcriptional regulator: MGESRKEIQRARMWRYFLDAATEVIEEDGIDHFTIRKIADKAGFTSSTAYNYFKDLSHLKFFAAMRFMSDYLEELPAYLEKGNNTVEKWLYSWECFCKHSFAQPKIYSVIFMDNLGSIPEELLEHYYKIYQNDLIGLPNEVKDIIMEHSFAKRSALFIQPAVEEKFIEEDEIEMISDMTLLIWKGMMNTIINKRRNYTQEEAMQMTLYYVYESVMKVIKPEKREQINVSYTKIDT, translated from the coding sequence ATGGGGGAAAGTAGGAAAGAAATTCAACGTGCCCGGATGTGGCGCTATTTCTTGGATGCTGCAACAGAAGTAATTGAAGAAGATGGCATTGATCATTTTACGATTCGAAAAATAGCAGATAAAGCAGGCTTTACAAGTTCCACAGCATATAATTATTTTAAAGATTTATCGCACTTGAAATTTTTTGCTGCGATGCGATTTATGTCTGACTATTTAGAAGAACTCCCGGCTTATTTAGAAAAAGGGAATAATACAGTTGAAAAATGGCTATATAGCTGGGAATGCTTCTGTAAACATTCATTTGCCCAGCCGAAAATCTATTCTGTTATTTTTATGGATAATTTAGGGTCTATCCCTGAAGAGTTATTAGAACATTATTATAAAATCTATCAAAATGACTTAATTGGACTTCCTAATGAAGTGAAAGACATTATTATGGAGCATAGCTTTGCGAAACGCAGTGCCTTATTTATTCAACCAGCAGTAGAAGAGAAGTTTATTGAAGAAGACGAAATTGAAATGATTTCGGATATGACATTATTAATCTGGAAAGGTATGATGAATACCATTATTAATAAGCGTCGAAATTATACACAAGAAGAAGCGATGCAAATGACCTTATATTATGTATATGAAAGTGTTATGAAGGTCATAAAACCAGAAAAGCGTGAGCAAATCAATGTATCTTATACGAAAATAGATACATGA
- a CDS encoding ABC transporter substrate-binding protein, with protein MRKVIVASMLTVLLMIVTACGGNTSADGGEVFEYGAQKNTDPKIMGQIVKLLIEDQTDHEVNITEDIPASPQVMNAIDQKDFDFATLYSGEVYNNHFDEDQVEYSTDPQKTLEQAQHLFGEKYDMKWYDSIGFSNQYSIAIKQAFADEHGIHTMTDLGQVADQVTIGTDNSWIERDNDGYEGYKAAYGYEFADARGMDVALMYAAIASGDVEAVTAYTVDPQIIEYNLTILEDDQNFFPPYEGSLVARNAVIDEYPEVAEVLDSIVGLVSTEEMTELIRLVDMEEQSTEDVAREFLQEKGMLE; from the coding sequence ATGAGAAAAGTAATAGTAGCAAGTATGTTAACAGTATTATTAATGATTGTAACAGCATGTGGAGGCAACACTTCTGCAGATGGTGGAGAAGTGTTTGAATATGGCGCACAAAAAAATACAGATCCAAAAATTATGGGGCAAATCGTTAAACTTCTGATTGAAGACCAAACAGATCATGAAGTAAACATTACAGAAGATATTCCAGCAAGTCCACAGGTTATGAATGCGATTGACCAAAAAGATTTTGATTTTGCTACATTATATTCAGGAGAAGTCTACAACAATCACTTTGATGAAGATCAGGTAGAATATTCAACAGATCCGCAAAAAACGTTAGAACAGGCGCAGCATTTATTCGGTGAAAAATATGATATGAAATGGTATGACTCGATTGGATTTAGCAACCAATACAGTATTGCAATTAAACAAGCTTTTGCAGATGAACACGGTATTCACACAATGACAGATTTAGGTCAGGTTGCAGATCAAGTAACGATTGGTACAGATAATTCCTGGATTGAACGTGACAATGATGGTTACGAAGGTTATAAAGCAGCATATGGTTATGAATTTGCTGATGCAAGAGGAATGGATGTTGCCTTAATGTATGCAGCAATCGCAAGTGGCGATGTTGAAGCTGTTACTGCTTATACAGTAGATCCGCAAATCATTGAATATAATTTGACTATTTTAGAAGATGACCAGAACTTCTTCCCACCATATGAGGGTTCATTAGTTGCGCGAAATGCTGTTATTGATGAATACCCAGAAGTAGCGGAAGTACTGGATTCTATTGTTGGATTAGTGAGCACAGAAGAAATGACGGAATTAATTCGCCTAGTAGATATGGAAGAGCAGAGCACGGAAGATGTAGCACGTGAATTTTTACAAGAAAAAGGAATGCTTGAATAG
- a CDS encoding BCCT family transporter: MKQRTGHDWNLIDHKIFIPSLLFIIMISIPFSIYESESLNLLNTIFDKIVDVFSWGYIWYALILVAAGLYLSFSKYGKVVLGNPNEKPRFTMFEYASILIAMGVGSTIMRTGMVQWTQVALDPPFGVSPESQEALLWGNAYSMFLWSFQVFAIFVMAAPAMAYIIHVKKRPLMRISEACRCIFGDKFTNGIGGKVLDILFLVSILSGAAVTLGLGTPIITYNVSALLNIEVTFGLTMIITIIWVFLFSVSAYLGIEKGIKRLSTFNMYLAGGLAAFILIAGPGIFILDYFTDTVGHLLQHYLQLSLYTDSVVMETTTHVQSHMIFWFAYSATWAMLHSIFAAKISKGRTVKEMILTYLLAPTMLSWIATGVLGGFGVERYLTGEVPVLDIVEGNDPMNAIPEILLSLPWSSIAIIAFVVVSMIFLTTTLDSTTYTIAAYTSKRDMSKLEPSRKLRIIVAAIITTLALILMQIGGLAPLEVISGLMGIPIIVIQFLTIYAAKRMMDEDKAWIYNVR, translated from the coding sequence ATGAAACAAAGAACTGGTCATGATTGGAATTTAATTGATCATAAAATCTTTATTCCATCCTTACTTTTCATCATTATGATTAGCATTCCTTTTTCTATTTACGAATCTGAATCATTAAATCTGCTGAATACTATATTTGATAAAATTGTAGATGTTTTCAGTTGGGGGTATATCTGGTATGCACTTATTTTGGTAGCAGCCGGGTTGTATTTATCATTTTCCAAATACGGAAAAGTAGTGCTTGGCAATCCAAATGAAAAACCGAGATTTACTATGTTTGAGTATGCATCGATCTTGATTGCAATGGGTGTTGGCTCCACCATTATGAGAACAGGAATGGTACAGTGGACACAGGTGGCATTGGACCCTCCTTTTGGTGTAAGTCCTGAATCGCAGGAAGCACTTTTATGGGGAAATGCCTATAGTATGTTTCTATGGAGCTTTCAAGTATTTGCAATCTTTGTAATGGCAGCTCCAGCAATGGCTTATATTATCCATGTTAAGAAAAGACCGTTGATGCGCATCTCAGAGGCATGTCGCTGTATTTTTGGGGACAAATTCACTAATGGTATCGGTGGAAAAGTATTAGACATATTATTCTTAGTCAGTATCTTATCTGGTGCTGCCGTAACATTAGGCTTAGGTACACCTATCATTACGTATAATGTTTCGGCACTGCTGAATATCGAGGTTACCTTTGGCCTTACCATGATTATAACGATTATTTGGGTTTTCCTATTCTCCGTAAGTGCCTATCTCGGTATCGAAAAAGGGATTAAGCGCTTGAGTACATTTAATATGTATTTAGCCGGTGGACTTGCTGCCTTTATTTTAATCGCTGGTCCTGGTATTTTCATTTTGGATTATTTTACTGACACGGTTGGACACTTGCTTCAACATTATCTGCAATTGTCCTTATATACCGATTCCGTCGTAATGGAGACGACTACACATGTACAAAGCCATATGATATTCTGGTTTGCTTACAGTGCGACATGGGCGATGCTACACAGTATTTTCGCAGCAAAAATTTCTAAAGGACGTACTGTCAAAGAAATGATCCTCACCTATTTACTGGCGCCAACCATGCTTTCCTGGATCGCGACAGGTGTCTTAGGTGGATTTGGTGTGGAACGTTATCTTACAGGTGAAGTACCTGTTCTCGATATTGTAGAAGGCAATGATCCAATGAATGCAATACCTGAAATTCTTCTTTCTTTACCATGGTCGAGCATTGCCATTATTGCATTTGTAGTAGTATCGATGATTTTCCTGACCACTACATTGGACTCCACGACATACACCATTGCGGCATATACGAGCAAACGAGATATGAGTAAACTGGAGCCATCGAGAAAACTAAGAATTATTGTAGCGGCTATTATTACAACACTTGCATTAATACTCATGCAAATTGGTGGTCTTGCGCCACTTGAAGTAATTTCAGGATTAATGGGAATACCAATTATCGTGATTCAATTTCTAACCATATATGCAGCGAAAAGAATGATGGATGAGGATAAAGCATGGATTTATAATGTGAGATAA
- a CDS encoding 4Fe-4S cluster-binding domain-containing protein, translating into MKFYNRFIRTFQDLPDHTTLLVHSLSGCLLHCYGCHNYDEIIANTPRQYKTKEDLYNYLEKSGFLFDAVMFSGGEFLIDKIEDITVLLEQVQSIFNGKIIVTTCGIYNTKIKHLIEKELVDGIHIDMKLPYHVLDPKEDQKIFQDIMGIKASHQLIENLLESIDTVIQHNSPLDQVRTVKYPILADTFFDEIRDYIEQRKSYFQSDVPYYLNQFQYV; encoded by the coding sequence GTGAAATTTTATAACCGTTTTATTCGCACATTTCAAGACTTGCCTGATCACACAACATTACTGGTACACTCCTTATCAGGCTGTTTATTACATTGCTACGGTTGTCACAATTATGATGAAATTATTGCTAATACACCAAGGCAGTATAAAACAAAAGAGGATTTGTATAATTATTTAGAAAAAAGCGGCTTTTTGTTTGATGCGGTTATGTTTAGTGGAGGAGAATTTTTAATCGATAAAATAGAGGACATTACAGTTTTACTGGAACAAGTTCAGAGCATTTTCAATGGGAAAATCATTGTAACAACTTGTGGGATATATAATACGAAAATCAAACATTTAATCGAAAAAGAATTGGTGGATGGTATTCATATTGATATGAAGCTGCCATATCATGTATTAGATCCAAAGGAAGATCAGAAAATTTTCCAAGATATAATGGGGATTAAAGCTAGCCATCAATTAATCGAAAATTTATTAGAAAGTATTGATACCGTCATTCAACACAATTCACCACTGGATCAGGTACGAACAGTAAAATATCCGATTCTCGCTGATACCTTTTTTGATGAAATTCGTGATTATATCGAACAAAGAAAGAGCTATTTTCAAAGTGATGTCCCTTATTATTTAAATCAGTTTCAATATGTGTAA